ACCCAAAAAGACTCTCGAACGCCTTGGTGAGATTGTGGGAGATGTAGTATTCGTAGACTTGGATCATAGTCACCGCAGAAGTTTTGGCATTTGTAAGCGATGTTTCACCGCAAACGCCAATTATACGGATATCGTTCAGACAGGAAGAGACCATCCGGGTTGCAGCATCCGGGGCAACGACAGTATCGGCGTCGACTTGCAGGATGAATTCGTAGAAAGTTGGATTGACTCCAATGATATTCCGAATCTGGTGGTGCATTTCAAGTTCCATGGGGCTCATGGGGAGGTTGTAATGGACGCGGTTCAGGAATCGCATCAGAACCATCTGCGAGTCACGCTTTCCACGGTTACCAGGCCGCGAGACTTCGGATGGCTTTCCAACTTTAACAACGACGAGGAAAGGAACGATATGGCCCTGGACCTCGTACAAGCCGGAGTAGACTTTACCCATATTGTGTTGCTTCATTCCTTCACCCAAACTCTCGAAGCTAAGCGGTTCTGGATCAACTGTTTCTGGAACACCCAAGATATCGAGAACAATTCGAGGCGTCGGACGATCGTTGCCTTGACCGATGATCATACCATCACAGATAATGACGAGAAGTTTGCGCTTATCGTCATACCGCATACGGGCCATCGAATCGATAGCACGGCGTAATgattcttcgtcctcggtgTACGCCGGAACTTGACAGATGATAAACTTGTCCAAGTTCTCTGGAAGGTTTTTCTTCCCAAATTGCAGCGCAGCAAAGAATTTGAAGATGACAACGGAGCAGATGAGAATCGAGATTGCAAGGATGAAGTACTGCGCGAATTGGCATTGAGTCGAGTTTCGGGTATCGACATGGCCGGCGATGAAAAGATTGTCCAGACAGTTCATCATATCAGTACGCATCTTGGGACTAATCTGTAGATTCTCCCAAAGCTTCGTAATGTCTTTGCCAGGTTTTtgctggaagagctcaaCCACCAACGGATCCATGAAGTCAGAATCGACGCCAGAtatatcctcgccctcccgACCTTGAATACGGCGACCTCCAGCGATGTAAGTTGTCAAATCGTAGACTTTCCCGTTAATACTTGCCACGTTTTGGTCTTTATCCGCTAGGGTTTTCATATATTGAGAACTGTAACCGATCCAGCCCTTGTAATAGTTGGCCTTGAGCACCCTCATCTGTTCAGTGTACCAGTCTGGGCGATAGTCACCACCTTTTCGGAACCATCTGAAGTCGTGGTACAAAGAATTGGCGTCGCCAGAACCGACTGTTTGAACAGAGCCCGTGAAATTCGTCGGCTCGTAACTGAGCAACACTTTCGGATCGACCTTGCCATTTTTGCCAGCACACAGGGCTGAGACTTGAACTGGGAAAAGGCCTGTTGAATCCTTACCAGCGTATTTCTTCAACGCTGACTGCGGGACGATATTTGGATAATGTTGGGGCATGAATTCACCAAGGTCTAGAACTAGACCGCGGATGGAAGTATATGCACTGTTaccgtcctcgccgtcatgCGACGACAATTCTGAAGCGGAATAAACGTGTTGAGTAGGGCAAATCAGCATGGGGAACCCGACAATGATAAAGATCGCAATACCACAGCACAACCAAATCATAAGGTTGATTGCAAGCTTTTCACGCCAAGCAACTTGAACATCCTTGCGCTTCATCCTACCGATATAACGGATGGCAGGAGTTGGAATGTACCAAGTGAGAAACCAAACGAGGGCCATCCAGCGCTTTCGACTGCCGGAGACGGTTAACTCGTCGACTTCCTCCATTTGCTTCTCATTCCCCTTTTCAAGCATTTGTTCCCTTGTTTCCAAGTTGCGGAACATATCACCCGAATTGAATGCTGAAAGACCAGCGTCAGAGCGTCCGTCGAAGTCTCGACTAGCATTGGATCCCTGCTTCGATTCGTCCCCATAGATATATGCACCGGGTGAGTGGTCGGCGGGGTTGAGTAGTCGGACCTTGGAGTCGGCATAGTTCGCCGAACGGGGATGGAGTAGTGCATCGCCGCCATCATCCTCGAGACCGTAGGAAGGAAAGACGCGCTCGCCTACCTTGGCAAGGTCTGCCCAGCATCTTTCGCTGAGGAACACTCCTGTACTGCCGACCCGGGCTTCATTGCCAGGCCAACGTTTCTCGTCTAAGACGACTTCAGACTTCTCCTTATCACTGCCCACCACGATATTGCCCACATCTGCGAGGCCAAGGAATTCAGCAAACGGCAGGAAGACGCTGAAATCAGCATTTCGCAGTCGTTGACTAATTTCAGCAATTCCCAATGTCTGCACCTGCGCTCTCACACACTTGCTATCAAACTGGTTTGCGATACGTCTGTCGTTCGGCTTTAGGCAAAAGACAAAGTATGGGTTCAGGTTGTTGGCAGTTAGACATTTATTCACAATGTCAAGAGACGAAAGGAACTGTCCGGCAGCGCCTTGCATGCCGCCCATGAGCATTCCGCTCTTACGCTTCGCTGACGAGTTCTTGGCTGAGCTGCCTGCTTGACTTTCCGACTCATACGGATCTTCAGCCACGGCGGCATCGAAGGTGAGCCGCGAAGGAGGGCTGGCTTTGCGCCTTGCCATGCTAGGCATCCGAGTTGGCTTTGAGCTTACTTGGGCCTGCATTATTGCAGATTTCTCTTTAGGATGTGCCACTGTTTGCAGGGCGTCTTGACCGAAGAGCTCTCTCACAAAATCGCTTCGAGTAGACTTCATGAGGTTCATCAAGTCCCCAGAGATGACCTCTCCGTTCTCCTCGAGAAGGCCAGTGGCGGAGTAGTCAACTTCTCCGGCAAAGTGCTTCACAGTGAAGGATGAGCGAGCATTTTGTGAAACCATACCATATCCAGGCTGTGCCCCGGCGGAGCCAGCATTGATGGCAGTGTTCTTATTCTCGAACCGCCTATGCACAGCTTCAACGAACTGAGCATCTGTTCTTCCACGTCTAGTTTGGTCGTCTAGAATACTCAGCAACCCGTTGCCTTGCTTCAATAGACCACGCACGGCATCGGTGTTGTCGAAATAGCTTGTTGCGGGGACGGCAACCTCCTCGCGTTCCAGCATGTCCGCCTTGCGATCGAAGAACGACCGGAGACAGAAGTTATACAAAGATTCGATCGCTGCGTTGTTCAAAAGTTGATCAAGCGTTGAACCGGTAGAGCATGCTTGAGCAAATCCAGGGAAGTCGATGATTGATACCGTATTCGCCACGCTGTCTTCGGCAGCACAGATTCTTTGATTCACGTTCTCAATGACATAGGCAACCAGAAGTGAGTATAGGACACGGGAGAGCTCGTCTGCGTTTCGTCGTGCCCCTTTCGGTTCAAGCATGACAGTGACACGCTCTCGGTGGATGGTTTTTGTGCGGTACCCAAAGCTTGTCTCTAATTCCCCAAGACCAAGGCCGAGAAATGCGGCAACGATGGATAGAACGTCCTTGTTTTTCACAACGGTAACTGTCTCGCCTCCTTCGTGGGAATACCCACCGGATTCTTCCGCACCAGTCATTGTGGCTTGTCCACTGCCGAAGTCGAGCTGGCCGATGTGAAGGATAGCAGCCAGGATCTGACAGATTTCAGCAATTTCACTCCGAGGAAATTCCAATTTCCGGAGAGCAGTCTTGAAATGTTGAAATCCATCAGCGTCATTGATACCGACTTTCAACTGGGTTGGGTGGCCCAAGTACCTCCACCTCTTGTGATCAGCAGACGTGAGTCTACCACCGGCAGTTGTAACATGGATAGAGCTATCCAAGCCCAAGTGTGACTTCTCGGCAGCGCTTGTTCCTGCCAGCAGATAGTAGAGAGCGTGGAAACTCCGTTCACCGGTAGGAACCGAAGCAATTCGGCTACGCTCAAGTCTGTGCTCGATGATCTTCCCGCCAATCAAGGTGGGATGGATGGCGGAAGATCCATCATACTGTAATTCCAAAAATAAGCCGGCCTTCGAGGCTGTAGGCGTCGTTAACGATTTGGTGGTGGTAAGGGTATCGAATATAAAGGCGGCATATGACAACCTTGACGACAACGGAGTTGATGAGTACGAGAGGAACGATGAGAGAAGGTGTGAGCGAAGGGTCGTCTTTCCAGAACCACTCTCGCCTCTATCAAGTCACGGTTAGTGAGTAGAATAGGAATCTGAATAGGGAATAAATGCTTACAAGAAAACAACCGCTTGGTTCTCTCCTCGACTACCGAGACGGGTATACGCCCTTTTAGCAAgatcctccgcctcgcccaTAGCACTACCATCCTTGCCGCCATCAGGACCTTTTGACGATGAGGTATAATTGTTAAGACTTATCAATGCGTGTGAAGAAAGCCGTGCGGTGGGAAGTCCGACATGGAAACTGCATAGTAGACAGTTAGATTGGCCATTCTAGGGTATATCAGGACGGAACAGGGAGCGTCATACCGGCTAGCTAGATGCGCCGTGAGATGGGTATCGGATTGTAGATGGGCAGGTAATGAGGGAAGTGACGACTGCACATGGGACGGGGTATGTCCCGCTGGTGATGTCCCAGCCATGGCCAGAGTATCCAAACCTCGACCACGAGGAATCGTTTTCGgggggtatttatataggCTATATTGTCACAGCG
This region of Aspergillus puulaauensis MK2 DNA, chromosome 5, nearly complete sequence genomic DNA includes:
- the chsE gene encoding chitin synthase class Va (CAZy:GT2_Chitin_synth;~COG:M;~EggNog:ENOG410PFHC;~InterPro:IPR029044,IPR014876,IPR004835,IPR036037, IPR001609,IPR027417,IPR001199,IPR036400;~PFAM:PF00173,PF13641,PF03142,PF08766,PF00063;~TransMembrane:6 (o895-914i934-954o1203-1225i1601-1622o1628-1649i1656-1679o);~go_component: GO:0016459 - myosin complex [Evidence IEA];~go_function: GO:0003774 - motor activity [Evidence IEA];~go_function: GO:0004100 - chitin synthase activity [Evidence IEA];~go_function: GO:0005524 - ATP binding [Evidence IEA];~go_function: GO:0016758 - transferase activity, transferring hexosyl groups [Evidence IEA]), which translates into the protein MAGTSPAGHTPSHVQSSLPSLPAHLQSDTHLTAHLASRFHVGLPTARLSSHALISLNNYTSSSKGPDGGKDGSAMGEAEDLAKRAYTRLGSRGENQAVVFLGESGSGKTTLRSHLLSSFLSYSSTPLSSRLSYAAFIFDTLTTTKSLTTPTASKAGLFLELQYDGSSAIHPTLIGGKIIEHRLERSRIASVPTGERSFHALYYLLAGTSAAEKSHLGLDSSIHVTTAGGRLTSADHKRWRYLGHPTQLKVGINDADGFQHFKTALRKLEFPRSEIAEICQILAAILHIGQLDFGSGQATMTGAEESGGYSHEGGETVTVVKNKDVLSIVAAFLGLGLGELETSFGYRTKTIHRERVTVMLEPKGARRNADELSRVLYSLLVAYVIENVNQRICAAEDSVANTVSIIDFPGFAQACSTGSTLDQLLNNAAIESLYNFCLRSFFDRKADMLEREEVAVPATSYFDNTDAVRGLLKQGNGLLSILDDQTRRGRTDAQFVEAVHRRFENKNTAINAGSAGAQPGYGMVSQNARSSFTVKHFAGEVDYSATGLLEENGEVISGDLMNLMKSTRSDFVRELFGQDALQTVAHPKEKSAIMQAQVSSKPTRMPSMARRKASPPSRLTFDAAVAEDPYESESQAGSSAKNSSAKRKSGMLMGGMQGAAGQFLSSLDIVNKCLTANNLNPYFVFCLKPNDRRIANQFDSKCVRAQVQTLGIAEISQRLRNADFSVFLPFAEFLGLADVGNIVVGSDKEKSEVVLDEKRWPGNEARVGSTGVFLSERCWADLAKVGERVFPSYGLEDDGGDALLHPRSANYADSKVRLLNPADHSPGAYIYGDESKQGSNASRDFDGRSDAGLSAFNSGDMFRNLETREQMLEKGNEKQMEEVDELTVSGSRKRWMALVWFLTWYIPTPAIRYIGRMKRKDVQVAWREKLAINLMIWLCCGIAIFIIVGFPMLICPTQHVYSASELSSHDGEDGNSAYTSIRGLVLDLGEFMPQHYPNIVPQSALKKYAGKDSTGLFPVQVSALCAGKNGKVDPKVLLSYEPTNFTGSVQTVGSGDANSLYHDFRWFRKGGDYRPDWYTEQMRVLKANYYKGWIGYSSQYMKTLADKDQNVASINGKVYDLTTYIAGGRRIQGREGEDISGVDSDFMDPLVVELFQQKPGKDITKLWENLQISPKMRTDMMNCLDNLFIAGHVDTRNSTQCQFAQYFILAISILICSVVIFKFFAALQFGKKNLPENLDKFIICQVPAYTEDEESLRRAIDSMARMRYDDKRKLLVIICDGMIIGQGNDRPTPRIVLDILGVPETVDPEPLSFESLGEGMKQHNMGKVYSGLYEVQGHIVPFLVVVKVGKPSEVSRPGNRGKRDSQMVLMRFLNRVHYNLPMSPMELEMHHQIRNIIGVNPTFYEFILQVDADTVVAPDAATRMVSSCLNDIRIIGVCGETSLTNAKTSAVTMIQVYEYYISHNLTKAFESLFGSITCLPGCFTMYRIRSAETGKPLFVSKEVVESYSEIRVDTLHMKNLLHLGEDRYLTTLLLKHHPKFKTKYIFRAHAWTIAPESWAVFLSQRRRWINSTVHNLVELIPLQQLCGFCCFSMRFVVFIDLISTIIMPVTIAYIIYLIVWLARDTSTIPWTSFLLLAAIYGLQAIIFIMHRKWEMIGWMIIYILAMPVYALALPLYSFWHMDDFSWGNTRVITGEKGRRVVISDEGKFDPETIPKKRWEEYQAELWDAQTSRDDRSEISGISYGTKYHPTAQSEYGFPGTRPMSQLDLPRHMSRMSLAPSEMMSRHMDMEMEDISHLPSEDAILSEIRDILRTADLMTVTKKNIKQELERRFGVNLDAKRPYINSATEAVLSGNL